A single region of the Thermodesulfatator indicus DSM 15286 genome encodes:
- a CDS encoding MBL fold metallo-hydrolase, which yields MTIQILASESLGVRSMATLVRTQDVSILIDPGAALGPKRYGLPPDKLEWERLHTIKAEIKEKIKEADVIIITHYHYDHYDPEWAGLFKGKRLLIKDPEKNINRNQAKRAKEFIKRLSSAGCFFEVAEEKELWLGTTKVAISGPLNHGPDKRFGAVVAVYIKSPTGSFLHSSDVSGPVQKEALSFFYKTSPEVLFIDGPATYLGPRFGLQECKLARQNLISLVRDLRPTHLIMDHHLVRDLNWKDWAKEIYDAGKCTGTKVICGAKFMNKPVLLLEAERKHRYKTLKNKILNFETS from the coding sequence ATGACCATCCAGATTCTAGCTTCAGAAAGCCTCGGTGTAAGGTCAATGGCCACTTTGGTGCGCACTCAAGATGTCTCTATTCTGATTGATCCCGGTGCAGCCCTTGGTCCTAAAAGATACGGACTTCCTCCTGACAAACTGGAATGGGAAAGACTTCATACCATTAAGGCCGAAATTAAAGAAAAAATAAAAGAGGCCGATGTTATAATCATCACTCATTACCATTATGACCACTATGACCCTGAGTGGGCAGGCTTATTTAAAGGTAAACGTTTGTTAATAAAAGATCCTGAGAAAAACATTAATCGTAATCAGGCGAAAAGGGCCAAAGAATTTATTAAAAGGCTTTCTTCAGCAGGTTGCTTTTTTGAAGTAGCTGAAGAAAAAGAACTATGGCTTGGAACTACGAAAGTAGCTATCTCAGGTCCACTTAACCATGGCCCTGATAAACGTTTTGGGGCGGTGGTGGCTGTTTATATAAAATCGCCAACAGGAAGTTTTCTACATTCTTCAGATGTTTCTGGGCCTGTCCAAAAAGAGGCCCTTTCCTTTTTTTATAAGACATCACCTGAGGTTCTCTTTATTGACGGTCCGGCTACTTATCTTGGTCCACGGTTTGGCCTTCAAGAGTGTAAATTAGCTCGTCAAAACCTGATTTCCTTGGTAAGAGATCTGCGGCCCACACATTTGATAATGGACCACCATCTTGTGCGAGACCTTAACTGGAAGGACTGGGCCAAAGAGATTTATGATGCAGGGAAATGTACAGGAACAAAAGTAATATGTGGGGCAAAATTTATGAATAAACCGGTTTTACTTCTTGAAGCCGAACGAAAACATCGCTATAAAACGCTTAAAAATAAAATTTTAAACTTTGAAACCAGTTAA
- the tsaD gene encoding tRNA (adenosine(37)-N6)-threonylcarbamoyltransferase complex transferase subunit TsaD, whose amino-acid sequence MKILAIETSCDETACAILKDGEKILTNLVASQEELHRRYGGIVPELASRKHMEVILPLTQEALERANLGLEEIDAVCVTNGPGLIGSLVIGVSFAKALAYGRKIPLIACDHINAHILAVFLEKEKPPFPFVALVVSGGHTALFWVKDYLEFYLLGQTRDDAAGEAFDKVAKLLGLGYPGGRIISRLAEEGNPDLIPLPRPMLDKPGFDFSFSGLKTAVVNYVNDLKLKGLSVPIHDLCAAFEKAVVEVLKEKAVAALLATNCQHLVLAGGVAANKRLRETLKHEAQKRNFKLYLPSPEFCTDNAAMIAVCGYHKYLRGEFASLDLDVYARANFKKLSL is encoded by the coding sequence ATGAAAATACTGGCTATTGAAACTTCATGTGACGAAACAGCCTGTGCCATTTTAAAAGACGGCGAAAAGATTCTTACCAATCTGGTGGCCTCGCAGGAAGAACTCCATCGCCGCTACGGTGGTATTGTTCCTGAACTTGCCTCGCGTAAACATATGGAAGTCATTCTACCCCTCACGCAAGAGGCCCTGGAAAGGGCCAATCTTGGCCTTGAAGAAATAGACGCCGTTTGTGTAACAAACGGCCCGGGGCTAATTGGTTCTCTGGTGATAGGGGTCTCTTTTGCCAAGGCCCTGGCTTATGGTCGAAAAATCCCGCTAATAGCCTGTGACCACATAAACGCCCACATACTGGCCGTATTTCTTGAAAAAGAAAAACCGCCTTTTCCTTTTGTGGCCCTGGTGGTTTCAGGAGGGCACACGGCCCTTTTCTGGGTTAAGGACTATCTTGAGTTTTATCTTCTTGGGCAAACACGAGACGACGCTGCGGGTGAGGCCTTTGACAAAGTAGCCAAGCTTCTAGGCCTCGGATATCCTGGCGGGCGTATCATAAGCCGCCTGGCTGAAGAAGGAAACCCTGACCTAATTCCCCTGCCCCGCCCCATGCTTGATAAGCCAGGTTTTGACTTCAGTTTTTCAGGGCTTAAGACCGCCGTAGTAAATTACGTAAATGACTTAAAACTTAAGGGTTTAAGCGTTCCTATACATGACCTCTGTGCCGCCTTTGAAAAGGCTGTGGTAGAAGTGCTTAAAGAAAAGGCCGTAGCGGCTCTTTTAGCTACCAATTGCCAGCATTTAGTGCTTGCCGGCGGAGTAGCCGCCAACAAACGCTTGCGGGAGACCCTCAAACACGAAGCCCAGAAAAGGAATTTTAAACTTTACCTGCCAAGCCCTGAGTTTTGCACGGATAACGCGGCTATGATAGCAGTTTGTGGTTATCATAAATACTTACGGGGAGAATTTGCCTCCCTTGACCTTGACGTCTATGCCCGAGCCAACTTTAAAAAACTCTCCCTCTAA
- the rsmA gene encoding 16S rRNA (adenine(1518)-N(6)/adenine(1519)-N(6))-dimethyltransferase RsmA — translation MPEPTLKNSPSKIPLARELLRRYELKAKKSLGQNFLADPKIAEKIVSLSELPSGKTVVELGVGLGTLTYALAKVAKRVIGFELDQNLIEILEKERFLPPNVEIRHGDILKLDYQALAEEIGEKLIIFGNLPYYLSSRLLWNLIQERKDIDFCVFMFQKEVAERLMARPGTKDYGPLSVLLALTAKVKKLMELSPGCFYPPPEVRSSLIKIKFINNSLPNEKELLKVLKASFASRRKKLVTNLKALGLSKEEARNLLEEINVSSNARAEELSPEKFLALAEKLSRDE, via the coding sequence ATGCCCGAGCCAACTTTAAAAAACTCTCCCTCTAAAATCCCCTTGGCCAGAGAGCTTTTAAGGCGCTACGAACTAAAGGCCAAAAAAAGCCTGGGGCAAAATTTCCTGGCTGACCCTAAAATAGCCGAAAAAATTGTCTCCCTGAGCGAATTGCCTTCGGGGAAAACTGTAGTTGAACTGGGCGTTGGCCTTGGCACCCTTACCTACGCTCTCGCAAAAGTAGCCAAAAGGGTAATAGGCTTTGAGCTTGACCAAAATCTTATAGAAATCCTTGAAAAAGAACGATTTCTACCGCCAAATGTGGAAATAAGACACGGCGATATTTTAAAACTTGACTATCAGGCTCTAGCCGAAGAGATAGGCGAAAAACTTATTATTTTTGGCAACCTGCCGTACTATCTTTCCAGCCGCCTCTTGTGGAATCTGATTCAGGAAAGAAAAGATATTGACTTCTGTGTTTTCATGTTCCAGAAAGAAGTGGCTGAAAGGCTTATGGCCAGGCCAGGCACCAAGGACTACGGCCCGCTGAGCGTCCTTCTGGCTCTAACCGCCAAAGTGAAAAAACTAATGGAACTTTCGCCAGGGTGCTTTTACCCCCCTCCCGAAGTGCGTTCAAGCCTTATAAAAATCAAATTTATAAATAATTCTCTGCCCAATGAAAAAGAATTGCTTAAAGTCCTTAAAGCCTCTTTTGCAAGCCGTCGCAAAAAACTCGTGACTAATTTAAAGGCCCTTGGTTTGAGCAAAGAAGAAGCCCGAAACCTGTTAGAAGAAATAAATGTTTCTTCAAACGCCAGGGCCGAAGAATTATCACCTGAAAAATTCCTGGCCCTGGCGGAGAAGCTATCTAGAGACGAATAA